The Streptococcus viridans genome contains the following window.
CCAGAGTTTTCCCCATAAATAGATGAGGTTTCCGGATCATATTGGAATCCAAGTTCCGTAGCAAGTTGATGACGTTCAAAGTCTTTCATTAGAATTACAATCTCCTTTACAATTCTATCTATCTTTCGAATAATTGTTTATTATCCTAAAATAATTTGATAGACAAATGATTTATAGAACTATTTTATCATAGATAAATAAAATTAGATAGACTAATTTAGCCTATCTAATCATTTTTTATTGAATCAAGATTCACTGTCCTCTACCTTCACACCAGTTGTGTCAATCTTTAGTGAGAAGACCTGACCATTTAAGCCCTTAGACTCCAAGTCTTTGGCAAAGGCTTCTGTATGTTCAACTGGAAGCAAGGTCATAATAGTTGGACCTGCACCAGAAAGGTAAGTGGCATAAGCATCGTGTTGATGCGCAACTTCTTTGACTTGAGGGAACTCTGCAACCAGCTGTTGGCGGTAGCGTTCATGGAAGCGATCCGCTTCGATAGCTTTTCCTGCAACTCTCAAGTCTCCCTTAGCAAGGGCAGCAATAGCCACGTTTGCAATAGAACTAGCTGCCACAGCTTCCTTATACGTCCACTCACTTGGAAGGACATTTCGACTATCGCTAGTCTTGAGTTCGTAATTGGGGACAAAGGCTACCAAAGCACACTCAGGGAATGGAAGGACCAAATGATTGGTCTGCTGATCCACATAGCTCGCTACGACCAGATTTCCAAAAATAGCTGGGGCTACGTTATCAGGATGCCCTTCAATTTTTGTCGCAATTTCTAGTTTATCTTCATCACTTAAAGCTAGCTTGCCCAGTTGATTGGCCAACTCAATCCCCGCAACGATAACAGAGCTAGAAGAACCAAGTCCACGCGCCAAAGGCACTTCACTGGTCATCTTGAGACGATGAGGAGGCAAATCGGCTGTGACTTGGAGAGCCGTTTGAAGCAAGAGATTCTCTTCATCGCTTGGAATCTCCTCTCCCAAGTCGTGTTCAATCCACCAGTTTTCTTGCGCTTCTAGCACATCAATGGTCAAATACTTAGAAACAGCGATACCAACAGAATCAAATCCGGGCCCTACATTGGCACTGGTTGCTGGAACAATAATCTTCATGCTTATTCTCCCAAGACCTTAAAGGTATTCAAGAGTTCGAAATTCGGCTCTGAATCCAGTTTTTCAACCAAGTTCTTGAATTGGGTTTGGTTGACTTGGTGGGTAATGATGACCACACTTGCAAATTGACCATCTGAGTCTTCTTGGAGGATTTGCTTGAAGGAAGCTCCTTCTGCATTAAAGATCTCCGCGAGACGCAAGATTTGACCAGTCGCATCTGGTGCCTTGATTGAGAAGTAATAATTGTTCTTCACATCTTCAGGCTTAGCCAATTGAAGAGGGCGGCTGTATTCATTGAAGGCTTTACCGATCGTTCCTTCTTTTAGACGACGGACAATACGAACGATGTCGGCAACGACACTAGTCGCAGTTGGTTTTTGGCCTGCCCCTGGTCCGTAGTACATAGACTCACCAATCCCGATTGATTCCACATAGACCGCATTCATGACGTCGTTCACACCAGCAAGTGGGTGTTGTTTTGGAAGGAAGGTTGGTGTCACCTCTGCTGCAATCCCTGATTCCGTTTCAACGATCGAGCCAACCAGTTTGATCACATAACCAAGGCTTTGAGCGACAGAGACATCTTGTGGAGTGATCTGGCTGATCCCTTTGTGACCTACTTGGTCAAATTGGATGTTCATCCCAAAGGCAAATTGACTCAAGATCACCATCTTGTAGGCTGCATCGATCCCTTCGACGTCATTGGTTGGGTCACTTTCAGCGTAACCAAGGCGTTGCGCTTCTGCTAACGCATCTTCATAAGTCCAGCCTTCTTCCACCATTTTGGTCATCATGAAGTTGGATGTTCCATTGACCACACCGAGTACTTTGGTCACCTTGTCAGAAGCCAAGGAATTCACCAAGGTTCGAAGGATTGGGATCCCACCAGCTACGGCCGCTTCATAATAAAGAGCTACTTGGTGTTTTTGAGCAACCTCTAGCAATTCACTTCCATGAACAGCTAGAAGGTCTTTGTTCGCAGAGACCACATGCTTACCTGCTTCCAGAGCACGGGTGATAAAGGTTTTCGCTGGCTCAATCCGGCCCATCAATTCAACTACGATGGCAATCTCTTTGTCTTCAATGATCTCATCGACATTGGTCACAAAGTTGTAGTCATGGCCAGCCGCTTGCAAGCTTTGCTTTTCCGCATCATCACGAACAAGGACCTTAGCGATCTCAATGTCATCCTGAGCAGCCTGGCTGATTTTTTCATGGTTTTCTTTTAATAAAAATGGTACGCCACTGGCAACAGTACCAAATCCTAATAAGGCAATTTTAACAGACATGTTGGTCTCCTTAAAAATCTAATATATTCCATTATATCAAAAACTAGGCCCTTCTGACTAGTTCTTTGGCCTTCATCCTCTACAAGAACTTTACCTTTTGGGATTTAGACCTCCTCTTAAAAGCAACTAGCAACTCATTCCTACAAAAGCCGGCGAGATTCCCTGAAATTTTTCCCCAATTGTAACTTTGTCTTTAAATGATTTCCTATCCCTGTGATATAATGATAAGAAATAAGAAAGGGGTCTCTATGAATCACCGAAAAAGACGCGTCCCAAAGAAAATACGATTATTACTTATTTTAAATGCTTTTCTGCTATTCTGCATCTTCATTTTAGGCTTTTTCCTATTGAATCGTGTTGCAACAACTCCCGTTGCTGACAAGCAAGAAATAAATACAAGTCAGACGATGAAACAGCAAAGAGCTACTACTAAATGGGTAAAACAAGATCAACCTGTAAAAATCCCGATCCTCATGTACCACGCTGTTCACACGATGGCCCCTTCAGAAGAAGCCAATGCCAATCTCATCGTGGCACCTGAAACCTTTGAGAGTCATCTCAAAGCTCTTAAAGAGGCCGGTTACTACACCTTAACTCCTGAAGAAGCTTATCGGGCACTCACCAAAAACGAACTGCCGGAAGGTGGCAAAGTCGTTTGGTTGACCTTTGATGATGGAATTGCTGACTTTTATACCATAGTCTATCCTCTCCTAAAAAAATACCAAATGACCGCAACCAACAATATCATTACTTCCTTTTCTGACGAGGAAAGACCCAGTGTTTTAACCTTCGATCAGATCAAAGAAATGAAAGCGCAAGGTATGACGTTTGAGAGTCATACAGTATCTCATCCAGATTTGGCCCGATCAGATAGCTCTCGTCAGGAATCTGAACTAGCAAATTCCAAACATGTACTAGACAAGAAACTCCATCAAACCACTACTACCATTGTCTACCCTGCCGGTCGCTACTCTGACGTCACCATGGAACTAGCAAAAAACAATGGCTACAAAATGGGCTTAACAACCAACAATGGACTAGCCAGTCTAGATGACGGCCTTTACTCACTAAATCGCCTGCGGATCTTACCTACTACGACAGCAGAAAACCTACTTGCAGAAATGCAAACTAATCCATAAACATACAAAAAGCACGAGTCCGAAATGACTCGTGCTTTCTTTCTCCATAATGGAGGCTTTTATTTGGATTTGATGTAGTTCACACCATCTGCTTTTGGTGCAACCGACTTACCAAAGAAGGCTGCTAGTACGATGATGGTCAAGACATACGGAGCAATACGGAGGTATACTCCAGGAATATGAGCAAGGAAAGGAATCTGCGTAGATACAACCGCCAAGGCTTGTGAAAGTCCAAAGAATAGACTTGATAGCATGGCACCGATTGGGCTCCATTTACCAAAGATCATAGCCGCTAGGGCGATAAATCCAGGTCCCACAATGGTAGTGGCAGAGAAATTGACAGAAGCAGATTGTGCATACAAGGCACCACCAACTCCTCCTAAAAATCCAGAGATGAGCACACCATAGTAACGCATGAGGTAAA
Protein-coding sequences here:
- a CDS encoding homoserine dehydrogenase — encoded protein: MSVKIALLGFGTVASGVPFLLKENHEKISQAAQDDIEIAKVLVRDDAEKQSLQAAGHDYNFVTNVDEIIEDKEIAIVVELMGRIEPAKTFITRALEAGKHVVSANKDLLAVHGSELLEVAQKHQVALYYEAAVAGGIPILRTLVNSLASDKVTKVLGVVNGTSNFMMTKMVEEGWTYEDALAEAQRLGYAESDPTNDVEGIDAAYKMVILSQFAFGMNIQFDQVGHKGISQITPQDVSVAQSLGYVIKLVGSIVETESGIAAEVTPTFLPKQHPLAGVNDVMNAVYVESIGIGESMYYGPGAGQKPTATSVVADIVRIVRRLKEGTIGKAFNEYSRPLQLAKPEDVKNNYYFSIKAPDATGQILRLAEIFNAEGASFKQILQEDSDGQFASVVIITHQVNQTQFKNLVEKLDSEPNFELLNTFKVLGE
- a CDS encoding polysaccharide deacetylase family protein, producing MIRNKKGVSMNHRKRRVPKKIRLLLILNAFLLFCIFILGFFLLNRVATTPVADKQEINTSQTMKQQRATTKWVKQDQPVKIPILMYHAVHTMAPSEEANANLIVAPETFESHLKALKEAGYYTLTPEEAYRALTKNELPEGGKVVWLTFDDGIADFYTIVYPLLKKYQMTATNNIITSFSDEERPSVLTFDQIKEMKAQGMTFESHTVSHPDLARSDSSRQESELANSKHVLDKKLHQTTTTIVYPAGRYSDVTMELAKNNGYKMGLTTNNGLASLDDGLYSLNRLRILPTTTAENLLAEMQTNP
- the thrB gene encoding homoserine kinase, whose product is MKIIVPATSANVGPGFDSVGIAVSKYLTIDVLEAQENWWIEHDLGEEIPSDEENLLLQTALQVTADLPPHRLKMTSEVPLARGLGSSSSVIVAGIELANQLGKLALSDEDKLEIATKIEGHPDNVAPAIFGNLVVASYVDQQTNHLVLPFPECALVAFVPNYELKTSDSRNVLPSEWTYKEAVAASSIANVAIAALAKGDLRVAGKAIEADRFHERYRQQLVAEFPQVKEVAHQHDAYATYLSGAGPTIMTLLPVEHTEAFAKDLESKGLNGQVFSLKIDTTGVKVEDSES